Proteins found in one Drosophila busckii strain San Diego stock center, stock number 13000-0081.31 chromosome 2R, ASM1175060v1, whole genome shotgun sequence genomic segment:
- the LOC108597245 gene encoding uncharacterized PE-PGRS family protein PE_PGRS46 has product MQLTLSLLTTLLTLTQAARLDNKYLPPPANAASAGGSGLQGPGGPGSFGGGGGGAGRGGSNNGLGGINNGLGGFSGGGGPSRPIGPAQGAPAPPRPPAGGAGPAPGPPIPILSFVNENDGDGNYRFSYETGNGIKAQEEGTLKNESPSVMGSYSYTNPEGELVEITYTADENGFVPMGAALPTPPPIPEAIAKALAAQGISPLPGGGYSGGAGAGGGGAGGAGSGGGYGGGGGSGRGGAPGGAGGAGGFGGGGGAGSGGGYGGGGAGGGRGGAPGGAGGAGGAGGFGGSGGAGGRGGAPGGGAGGFGAGGAGGAGGRGGAPGGGAGGFGAGGAGGAGGRGGAPGGGAGGFGGGGAGGAGGRGGAPGGGAGGFGGAGGPGSQYIPPAAGGGRGNGEFDPQTGYSY; this is encoded by the exons ATGCAGCTAACGTTG tcgctgctgacgACGCTGCTGACGCTTACGCAGGCAGCGCGTTTGGATAATAAGTATTTGCCGCCgccagcaaatgcagcaagtgCAGGTGGCTCAGGTCTTCAAGGACCAGGCGGACCAGGAAGTtttggaggcggcggcggcggcgcaggCCGAGGCGGCAGCAATAACGGCCTTGGTGGCATTAACAATGGACTTGGCGGCTTCTCGGGTGGAGGCGGTCCCAGCAGACCAATTGGGCCAGCACAAGGAGCACCTGCGCCACCACGCCCGCCCGCTGGTGGAGCTGGCCCTGCGCCTGGTCCACCAATACCAATCCTCTCGTTTGTCAACGAGAATGATGGCGATGGCAACTATCGCTTTAGCTATGAGACTGGCAACGGCATCAAGGCCCAAGAGGAGGGCACTTTGAAAAATGAAAGTCCATCTGTGATGGGCTCGTATTCTTACACGAATCCTGAGGGCGAGCTTGTCGAGATTACGTATACTGCTGATGAGAACGGTTTCGTGCCAATGGGCGCAGCGCTGCCGACTCCACCTCCAATTCCAGAGGCAATTGCTAAAGCTCTTGCTGCCCAAGGCATTTCACCACTTCCAGGCGGCGGCTATAGTGGCGGTGCAG GCGCAGGAGGCGGCGGCGCGGGAGGAGCCGGATCTGGAGGAGGatatggcggcggcggtggaaGCGGAAGAGGAGGCGCTCCTGGTGGAGCTGGTGGCGCAGGAGGatttggcggcggcggcggagcCGGATCCGGAGGAGGTTACGGCGGCGGTGGCGCTGGAGGCGGAAGGGGAGGAGCTCCCGGTGGTGCAGGTGGCGCAGGTGGCGCAGGAGGATTTGGCGGAAGCGGTGGAGCTGGAGGAAGAGGAGGAGCGCCTGGCGGTGGTGCGGGAGGATTTGGCGCCGGAGGAGCAGGAGGCGCCGGCGGAAGAGGAGGCGCTCCTGGTGGCGGAGCGGGAGGATTTGGCGCCGGAGGAGCAGGAGGCGCTGGCGGAAGAGGAGGTGCTCCTGGTGGCGGCGCAGGAGGATTTGGAGGCGGAGGAGCAGGAGGCGCTGGCGGAAGAGGAGGCGCTCCTGGTGGCGGCGCGGGAGGATTTGGAGGCGCGGGAGGTCCTGGCTCGCAATATATTCCtcctgctgctggtggcggaCGCGGCAATGGCGAATTTGATCCACAAACGGGTTACAGCTACTAA
- the LOC108595880 gene encoding trafficking protein particle complex subunit 2-like protein, translating into MAFCIAVIGKDNAPLYLATSDLERELDLQYHVHAALDVVEEKCLIGKGAPESKELYLGLLYSTENHKIYGFVTNSRVKFIVVIDSSNIALRENEVRAIFRNLHMLYTDAVCNPFYIPGEQLTSKKFDKAIQKLMTGNA; encoded by the exons ATGGCATTTTGTATTGCTGTAATTGGAAAAGAT AATGCGCCATTGTATCTGGCCACATCGGATTTAGAGCGAGAGCTGGACTTACAATATCATGTACATGCTGCGCTGGATGTTGTCgaagaaaaatgtttaattggcAAGGGAGCACCTGAATCCAAAGAATTATATTTGGGCTTGCTCTACTCAACAGAGAATCATAAAAT ttaCGGCTTTGTCACCAACTCTAGAGTCAAATTTATTGTGGTCATTGATTCCAGCAATATAGCTTTGCGGGAGAACGAAGTGCGAGCG ATATTTCGCAACTTACACATGCTTTATACGGATGCTGTTTGCAATCCGTTTTACATTCCGGGCGAACAACTGACATccaa AAAATTCGATAAGGCGATACAAAAGCTTATGACTGGAAATGCTTAA
- the LOC108595802 gene encoding cuticular protein 47Eg: MKCMIVFACLLAAALANEDAGVLRNEAEVNVNNFKYALELDNSVKVEQHGEQDGDAWRVAGSHSWTSPEGEGVSIQYVADENGYQVLSANPPLPTPPPIPEAIQRALAYIAAHPPQPEH, translated from the exons ATGAAGTGCATG ATTGTATTTGCCTGCTTGCTGGCTGCGGCCCTTGCCAATGAAGATGCCGGCGTCCTGCGCAACGAAGCAGAGGTTAATGTGAATAACTTCAAGTATGCGTTAGAGCTCGACAACAGCGTTAAGGTAGAACAGCATGGAGAACAGGATGGGGATGCATGGAGGGTAGCGGGATCGCATAGCTGGACCTCTCCTGAGGGCGAAGGAGTGAGCATCCAATACGTGGCCGACGAGAATGGCTACCAGGTGTTGAGCGCTAACCCACCTCTGCCCACTCCACCACCAATTCCAGAGGCCATCCAAAGGGCGCTTGCATATATTGCAGCCCATCCCCCACAGCCTGAGcactaa
- the LOC108594773 gene encoding larval cuticle protein LCP-17, translating to MFKFVVCLIALVGAASAASISPRDISVTTEKHEIVPLLSFLTDKEPNGNFRFMFEGGDKSFREETGTIENQGTEDETLEVSGSYRYIDADGQLVEVHYTAGKNGFVPTGTHILPEITALAKAAADLPNNTEELEQQNRRHARSKGEEKPQDVEIPIVEKQTMPQQAVEEPKQKQTVAKPAVEEAKPKQTVAKPAVEEPKPAASEIVPVKVLPVEKMEKTEKVATKSA from the coding sequence ATGTTCAAGTTTGTCGTTTGCCTCATTGCTCTGGTCGGTGCTGCTAGTGCCGCCAGCATTAGTCCTCGTGACATTAGTGTAACTACGGAGAAGCACGAAATTGTGCCGCTGTTGTCATTTTTAACTGACAAGGAACCCAATGGTAACTTCAGATTTATGTTCGAGGGCGGCGACAAGAGTTTCCGCGAGGAAACGGGCACGATTGAGAATCAGGGCACAGAGGATGAGACCCTAGAGGTATCCGGCTCTTACAGATACATTGATGCCGATGGCCAGTTGGTGGAGGTGCACTACACTGCTGGCAAAAATGGTTTCGTGcccacaggcacacacattcTTCCCGAGATTACCGCGCTGGCCAAGGCCGCTGCTGATCTGCCCAACAATACCGAAGAGCTGGAGCAACAGAACCGTCGTCATGCGCGCTCCAAGGGTGAGGAGAAGCCACAGGACGTGGAAATTCCAATTGTGGAGAAGCAGACTATGCCACAACAGGCTGTGGAGGAGcccaagcaaaagcaaactgtgGCCAAGCCAGCTGTGGAGgaagccaagccaaagcagACTGTCGCTAAGCCAGCTGTGGAAGAGCCCAAGCCAGCAGCATCCGAGATTGTGCCTGTGAAAGTGTTGCCAGTGGAAAAGATGGAGAAAACCGAGAAGGTTGCCACAAAGAGCGCTTAG
- the LOC108595916 gene encoding endocuticle structural protein SgAbd-6 — protein MFKFLPLFVLAVLAAGAVALPVDKERPEVAILESSVNQDASGSYHLKLETGDGTSRDEVAQVVNEGTDEQALEVKGSYKYIDDEGQEVEVFYTAGVNGFVPYGKTINADITKTAQEAKDLPRYTEEELRSRKQE, from the exons atgttcaaattc CTGCCTCTGTTTGTGCTCGCTGTCCTAGCTGCCGGCGCCGTTGCCTTGCCCGTGGATAAGGAAAGGCCGGAAGTGGCCATTCTTGAGTCATCGGTTAATCAAGACGCAAGTGGCTCCTACCATCTGAAGCTGGAGACTGGTGATGGCACAAGCCGTGATGAAGTGGCCCAGGTCGTAAACGAAGGCACCGATGAGCAGGCTCTCGAAGTCAAGGGCTCCTACAAGTACATCGATGATGAAGGTCAAGAGGTGGAGGTGTTCTACACCGCTGGCGTTAATGGTTTTGTGCCCTATGGCAAAACCATCAATGCTGATATTACCAAGACTGCTCAGGAAGCCAAGGACTTGCCCAGATATACGGAAGAGGAGCTGCGTAGCCGTAAGCAAGAATAA
- the LOC108595854 gene encoding protein Vhl yields the protein MALQLARNAEPVENVEVYVMFVNTTNRIVNLYWVRRNEERRNVYSENIELTLKPKQEVRVNTYSSHTWFFRDYFTGERMHVRAKPLFFPIRIRLPKREQPDVLCDVRSRVSIHFPVRTLRENCLWLIVKWLSSSSDSAARELINRFQIPYTLKQQLRHLLNCILNYRCITEPII from the coding sequence ATGGCGCTGCAGCTTGCACGTAATGCAGAGCCAGTGGAAAACGTTGAAGTGTATGTGATGTTTGTGAATACCACAAATCGAatagtaaatttatattggGTGCGAAGAAACGAAGAGCGAAGAAACGTATATTCGGAAAATATAGAACTAACGTTGAAGCCAAAGCAAGAAGTCAGAGTAAACACCTACAGCTCACATACATGGTTTTTCCGGGACTACTTCACCGGTGAGCGCATGCATGTTAGAGCCAAGCCGCTGTTTTTTCCCATACGGATTCGCCTGCCCAAAAGAGAACAGCCGGACGTGCTCTGCGATGTGCGAAGTAGAGTTTCAATACACTTCCCAGTGCGCACACTACGAGAGAACTGCTTGTGGCTGATTGTCAAGTGGCTGAGTAGCTCGAGCGACTCAGCAGCCAGAGAATTAATCAACAGGTTTCAAATACCTTATACATTgaagcaacagctgcgacATCTATTAAACTGTATCCTTAACTATCGCTGCATAACGGAGCCCATAATTTGA
- the LOC108595502 gene encoding nuclear transcription factor Y subunit beta: protein MLSKCKVRQMRCQVFLVFWLLLVGACRAQLPNPVPVSPFQQSPFQQRQPLAQQSPFQRQRQQLPQQGLFGAQANPLNPLVPPITPLATAVQTPYRYNQYQQQQNYVPITAYQNELNLDGSFSYGYAAADGTTAQAQGYVKNLGYGEGVEAQVIQGSYSYTSPEGTPITVRYIADENGFRAEGTGIPTTPPQQYFAGAQPYQPGVINPNLNPYQTPFRQLPTATGAFRPAPGQQLTPLQQQQQQQQQQLQQQQRNFPNSGQYQPEQPFNSLHSGNLPAQYAGQFGNTLTAQQQQNLTQQQQQQQQQQQQQQQQQQQQQKDQRNEQQQQALLTQQLRGRPNQLVDGYGYNQYNRRFKKSSKF from the exons ATGCTCTCCAAGTGCAAAGTGCGGCAGATGCGG TGTCAAGTGTTTCTAGtgttctggctgctgctcgtcgGCGCATGCCGTGCTCAGCTGCCCAATCCAGTTCCAGTGTCGCCCTTTCAGCAGTCACCGTTTCAGCAGCGCCAGCCACTAGCACAGCAGTCGCCATTTCAGCGCCAGCGTCAACAGCTGCCCCAACAGGGACTCTTTGGCGCACAGGCTAATCCGTTGAATCCGCTAGTGCCACCGATAACACCGCTAGCCACCGCTGTGCAGACTCCCTATCGCTACAATCagtaccagcagcagcagaactaTGTGCCCATAACAGCCTATCAGAACGAACTCAATCTGGACGGCAGTTTCTCTTACGGCTATGCAGCGGCAGATGGCACCACCGCCCAGGCGCAGGGATACGTAAAGAATTTGGGCTATGGTGAGGGTGTTGAAGCGCAG GTAATTCAAGGCTCCTATTCGTACACCTCGCCAGAGGGCACGCCCATAACAGTGCGTTACATTGCCGACGAGAATGGCTTTCGCGCTGAGGGCACTGGCATACCAACAACACCACCGCAGCAATACTTTGCCGGCGCTCAGCCGTATCAGCCTGGTGTGATCAATCCCAATCTGAACCCGTATCAAACGCCTTTCAGACAACTGCCAACAGCTACAGGCGCATTTCGACCTGCACCAGGACAACAGCTAACaccgttgcagcagcagcagcaacaacaacagcaacagttgcagcagcagcaacgaaactTTCCCAACAGCGGACAATATCAGCCAGAGCAACCTTTTAATTCCCTGCACTCGGGCAACTTGCCTGCGCAATATGCTGGACAATTTGGCAATACGTTGactgcacaacagcaacagaatctaacacagcagcagcaacaacaacaacagcaacaacagcagcagcagcaacagcagcagcagcaacaaaaggatCAAcgcaatgagcagcagcaacaggcgtTGCTCACACAACAGCTGCGAGGACGACCCAATCAGCTGGTGGATGGTTATGGCTACAATCAGTATAATAGACGCTTCAAGAAATCATCCAAGTTTTAA
- the LOC108595921 gene encoding larval cuticle protein 1: protein MYALLVLLALSCCSSSGLAKPQELIPIIQSMAEQKNDGSYFFAYEGADGSYREEVGIVRRSSNNILSDGNVEDAEDADAELEVSGIYRYTDSQGERVEVSYKADKNGFVPLGTNIPRQITETARNAVEALEVRVKPS from the exons ATGTACGCCTTG TTAGTGTTGTTGGCTCtgagctgttgcagcagcagcggcttggCCAAGCCGCAGGAGCTGATACCCATTATACAATCCATGGCTGAGCAGAAAAACGATGGCTCCTATTTCTTTGCCTACGAGGGCGCCGATGGCAGCTATCGCGAGGAGGTGGGCATTGTGCGTCGCtccagcaacaatattttgagTGATGGCAACGTTGAAGATGCTGAAGATGCAGATGCTGAACTGGAGGTCTCTGGCATTTATCGCTATACGGATAGTCAGGGCGAGCGCGTTGAAGTCAGCTATAAGGCGGACAAGAATGGTTTTGTACCATTGGGCACGAATATTCCAAGGCAGATTACGGAGACGGCACGTAATGCAGTTGAGGCGCTCGAGGTGCGCGTTAAGCCAAGCtag
- the LOC108597632 gene encoding uncharacterized protein LOC108597632: protein MASSSTQKKDACTLCEKVGLKPFTKENLFGYYIPLHGLVSYAALSVNVMNPQIVPKLLPKKDLTNVFLISTVLGSAVYIYNRPHLKNVDKQKRGAYALVGASLFSMGSVLAWALIKSALPQDNSLLATLAGIGTGAAIVKVTTDYIQEVDKLKN from the coding sequence atggCCAGCTCAAGTACACAGAAAAAGGACGCGTGCACCTTGTGCGAAAAGGTGGGCCTGAAGCCATTCACCAAAGAGAACTTATTTGGCTATTATATCCCGCTGCACGGCCTGGTATCTTATGCAGCCCTTAGCGTCAACGTCATGAATCCCCAAATTGTGCCGAAATTGCTGCCCAAGAAGGATCTAACGAATGTATTTCTGATTTCAACTGTCCTCGGCAGTGCTGTCTATATCTACAATCGGCCACATTTAAAGAATGTGGATAAGCAGAAGAGAGGTGCGTACGCATTGGTTGGAGCTTCGCTCTTCAGCATGGGTTCAGTGCTTGCTTGGGCGTTGATCAAGTCCGCATTGCCACAGGATAATTcgctgcttgcaacacttGCTGGCATAGGCACTGGCGCAGCCATTGTAAAGGTTACCACGGATTACATTCAAGAAGTTGACAAGCTGAAGAATTAG
- the LOC108597631 gene encoding WD repeat-containing protein 48 homolog gives MLTHKTCQARKKMQVSFVIRDAEEKQHRNGVNALQLDANNGKLYSAGRDAIIRVWNTRTDSSDKYIQSMEHHNDWVNDIVLCCNGRNLISASCDTTVKVWNAHKGFCMSTLRTHRDYVQALAYAKDREQVASAGLDKAIFLWDVNTLTALTASNNTVTTSSLTGSKDSIYSLAMNPSGTVIVSGSTENILRIWDPRTCMRSMKLRGHTENVRCLVVSPDGNQVVSGSSDGTIKVWNLGQQRCIQTIHVHKEGVWSLLMSENFQYIISGSRDRNIIVTEMRNPSNKMLVCEEKAPVLSLGYNIDKTGVWATTWNSDIRCWKLPMYDRCTLNSGGMDAQWSMGGTELACIKGGAAIKECTVLNDKRYIITKDSQDQVVVYDVLRVVKKEELGALDYEEEVKKRNKQVYIPNWFTVDLKTGMPTIVLGQEEVDCFAAWVSIEAGLPECDEPTTEIKINYGKLLLEALLEYWTPPHSIPPNEMEPDQRGNGYFQVPKHTPVIFSEVGGRTVCRLLVRDAAGDSESTLLHETAPPWVTDVVIERNIPKFLKIPFFLQPHPQMTKPERTKKDRLVANEFIQCRKVCEHVLEKVLNAETTPSGGGSNAVNNSLQNSQSDANSEGSQLPAEERIELWCNDVVVDPNMDLRTVRHFIWKQSTDLTFQYKTKQNFNFDGSIGDSLERVTRKY, from the exons ATGTTGACGCACAAAACTTGTCAGGCACGAAAAAAAATGCAG GTTTCCTTTGTGATACGAGACGCAGAAGAGAAACAGCATCGGAATGGCGTTAACGCACTGCAATTGGACGCCAACAACGGCAAGTTGTACTCTGCAGGCCGTGATGCCATTATTCGTGTATGGAATACACGCACAGATTCCAGTGACAAGTACATTCAGTCAATGGAGCATCACAACGATTGGGTCAACGACATAGTGCTCTGCTGTAACGGCAGAAATT TAATCAGCGCTAGCTGTGATACCACTGTAAAAGTGTGGAACGCACACAAAGGATTTTGTATGTCAACGCTTCGCACGCATCGGGATTACGTGCAGGCACTGGCGTATGCAAAGGATCGGGAACAAGTCGCCAGCGCCGGTTTGGACAAAGCAATATTCCTGTGGGATGTTAACACGCTTACTGCGCTaactgccagcaacaacaccgTTACAACTTCTAGTCTGACAGGCTCAAAAGACTCCATCTACAGCCTGGCCATGAATCCCTCCGGCACAGTCATTGTTAGCGGCTCAACAGAGAATATTTTACGCATTTGGGATCCGCGCACTTGCATGCGCAGCATGAAACTGCGAGGACACACAGAGAATGTGCGCTGCTTGGTTGTATCGCCCGATGGCAACCAGGTAGTCTCCGGCAGCTCGGACGGCACCATCAAGGTTTGGAATTTGGGCCAACAACGTTGCATTCAGACCATTCACGTTCATAAAGAAGGAGTTTGGTCATTGCTTATGAGCGAAAACTTTCAGTATATTATATCGGGCAGCAGAGATCGTAATATAATAGTAACTGAAATGCGTAATCCCAGCAACAAGATGCTTGTCTGTGAAGAGAAAGCGCCTGTACTAAGTTTGGGCTATAACATAGACAAGACCGGAGTGTGGGCAACTACCTGGAACTCGGACATACGTTGCTGGAAGCTGCCGATGTATGACAGATGTACGCTTAACTCAGGCGGCATGGATGCCCAATGGAGTATGGGTGGCACTGAACTAGCATGTATTAAAGGCGGCGCTGCCATCAAGGAATGCACTGTGCTTAACGACAAGCGCTATATAATAACTAAGGACTCGCAGGACCAAGTGGTGGTTTATGATGTGCTGCGTGTGGTCAAAAAAGAGGAACTAGGCGCTTTGGACTACGAGGAGGAGGTTAAAAAGCGCAATAAACAAGTCTACATTCCAAACTGGTTTACGGTTGATTTAAAAACCGGC ATGCCAACAATAGTCTTAGGCCAGGAGGAGGTGGATTGTTTTGCTGCCTGGGTGTCCATAGAGGCAGGTCTGCCAGAATGCGATGAACCAACGACGGAAATAAAG ATAAACTATGGCAAATTGCTGCTGGAGGCGCTGCTTGAGTACTGGACACCACCACATAGCATACCGCCAAATGAAATGGAGCCAGACCAGCGTGGCAATGGCTACTTCCAAGTGCCCAAGCATACACCTGTTATATTTAG TGAGGTGGGCGGTCGCACAGTCTGTCGCCTGCTGGTGCGTGATGCTGCGGGAGATAGCGAGAGTACGTTGCTGCATGAAACGGCGCCACCATGGGTGACGGATGTTGTGATTGAACGGAATATACCTAAATTCCTCAAAATACCCTTCTTCCTGCAGCCACACCCACAAATGACCAAACCAGAGCGTACTAAAAAG GATCGTCTGGTGGCCAACGAGTTCATACAATGTCGGAAGGTGTGCGAACATGTTTTGGAGAAGGTGCTCAATGCGGAGACTACGCCCAGTGGCGGTGGCAGCAATGCTGTTAATAACTCACTACAAAATAGTCAAAGTGATGCCAATTCGGAGGGATCTCAGCTGCCAGCAGAGGAGCGCATTGAGCTATGGTGCAATGATGTG GTTGTTGATCCAAATATGGATCTGCGCACAGTGCGTCATTTTATATGGAAGCAATCGACTGACTTaacatttcaatataaaaccaagcaaaactttaattttgatG GTTCGATCGGCGATAGCTTGGAGCGTGTGACTCGCAAGTATTGA
- the LOC108597246 gene encoding troponin C, with the protein MDIDEDLTPEQIAVLQKAFNSFDHQKTGSIPTEMVADILRLMGQPFDRQILEELIDEVDEDKSGRLEFEEFVQLAAKFIVEEDDEAMQKELREAFRLYDKQGNGYIPTSCLREILRELDDQLTNEELDIMIEEIDSDGSGTVDFDEFMEMMTGE; encoded by the exons ATGGACATT GATGAGGATCTGACCCCCGAGCAAATCGCAGTGCTGCAGAAGGCATTCAACAGCTTTGATCATCAGAAAACCGGCAGCATACCCACTGAGATGGTTGCCGATATTCTGCGTCTGATGGGTCAGCCCTTCGATAGGCAGATTCTGGAGGAGCTCATCGATGAGGTGGATGAGGACA AGTCCGGTCGCCTGGAATTCGAGGAGTTTGTGCAGCTGGCTGCCAAGTTCATTGTGGAGGAGGATGACGAGGCCATGCAGAAGGAGCTGCGTGAGGCTTTCCGCCTGTATGACAAGCAGGGCAATGGCTACATTCCCACCTCGTGCTTGCGTGAGATTCTGCGTGAGTTGGACGACCAGCTGACCAATGAGGAATTGGACATTATGATTGAGGAAATCGATTCTGACGGCTCCGGCACTGTTGACTTTGATG AATTCATGGAAATGATGACAGGcgaataa